Sequence from the Leptospira johnsonii genome:
CTTCTATTTTTTAAGATGAATAGTCCGAATACCAATGCAGTCACAAACATGAGCAGGCTATAAGTAATAGGCACCACAGTCATAGTGGGAACTTGTAAAATGGTCCCTGTCACCAAAAGTGCGGTGGTTCCATTTTGGATCCCCAACTCAAAAGCGATCGTAACCGCTTGGGTCCTACTTAAACGCAAAAGTAAACCGAGTAAAAATCCAAGACTGATGCAGATACAATTCATAGTTAAAGCAGCAGCTCCGCTTTGAGCAAAAAATCCCCACATTTTTTCCCAGTTCTGTTTCACTAGGCCTGCAATGATCGCAAATAGAATGATCATTGAAAAAACTTTTACAGGCTTCTCACAAGCAGCAGCAAATTTTGGAGAATAATTTTTCACTGCCATTCCGATCCCTACAGGCAGGACCGTAATAATGAAAAGTTGCAAAATGGTTTTTACTATTGGAAGATCTATCGTTTTCCCCTCTCCCATAAAGTATACCATGGAGTAGTAAGTTAAGAACGGAAGAGTGAAAGGTTTGATCACGCTAATGAGAGCGGTTAACGTTACTGATAAAGCCACATCTCCTTTGAACAAATACGAATACATATTCGAAGTCGGGCCGGATGGGCAGCAGGACAAAACCATTAATCCCACAGCCAATAGCGGTTCCAGATGGAACATTGTAGCAACCATAAATCCTAAAAACGGTAATAGTAAAAGTTGGGCTAAAAGTCCTACCAATACTGCCTTAGGGAATAGAGCGACTCTCTCGAAATCTTTGAGCGTCAAAGATAATCCCATCCCGAACATAATTATAAAAAGTGAGATCGGAAGAACTATCTCCAGTAAAAATCCACTTTGCATTTTTTTCTCCTTATTGTTTTTAATTCGTTTCTTTTGATACGAGTCTTGTAGCTTGTCCGTTCGTTCTGACCGGCTCTTTGGAAAGTGAGTATTCTATCTTTAAAAAAGAAATATCGTCTGTAAGATATTCCTCCATGTCTTGGTAGATCTTATATAGATCTCCTTGCGCTTCTTCTATCCTGGATAAGAAAGCTTCCTGATTTTCGTTGATCTCTTTAGTTCCGTCTTCTCGGATACCTACGATCAGATCGTCTTTGCCGTCCGAACCTAAAAACAAACAATCGCCCGGTCTGAGTTGAAAGGATTGAACCGTGAACGTTGTAGATGAATCGAAAGGCAATCCGATCCGATTAAAAAAATGTTTGGTCGGGATCAGACTTGCTTTTCCATTTCTGTATAAGATGGGAGAAGGATGTTCTGCGTTTACTAAATAAGTTTTGCCTGTGGATTCTTCTATCACACCTAGGATAGCGGTGACGAGCATACTCCCTTCGAAAATCTCAAACACTTTAGAAAGTTCTAAAAAGGCTGATCTCAACCAACGTTGCGGAGTAAACTCTATCGTCTTATCTTCAAATAGCCTTGTTCTATTTAAGATGGAGCCGAATACGGAGCCTAGAACGATCGCGCCTCCCGCACCCTGGATAGATTTTCCCATTGCGTCCGCGTTCATGAACACGGTACAATTTGTTCCTCCGATCTTGAGGCTGGTCGACATACAAAGATCCCCGCCGATCTCGTGGTTTTGTTGTTTGAATACGAATTGTTTTTTCTGGCGAGTGAACGATTCTACAAAGACACTTCCGTTCCGGATTGTCTCTATTCCGAAAGGTTTTAGAAGAAGGGACGTTAAAAAATAATCTCCCTGTTGTTGTTCCAATAATTGCGTGAGCCTGGAAGTTCTATCCTTTACTTGATCTTCTAATGTGTCCGCATATACGGAAAGAGCGGTTCTTGCTTCTCGGATTGAGCTTACCATTCCGTTGAATGAATCTGCAAGAAAACCGATCTCGTCTTGGATACGAACTTGTATCTTTGTATTCAGATCTCCTTGGTTTACTTTTCCAATTCCTATCAATAAATTTTTAAGAGGATTCCAGATCGCTCCTCTAAAGAAGAGCCTAAATCCAAAAAGTACTACAAGTACAGTAATAAATAAAACTGCGAAGTAAGGTCTGATCGCTATATGGAGAAAGCTCCTATATTCTTCGTATGGAAATGTTGCCTCGTATTTATGATCTCGATTCTGGAGAGAGAATCTATATAGTACGGATCTTGGTTCTTCTTCGTTACCTTCTATAAAATAACGTTCTGCTTCTAATGGAAATACGGAGCCATAATATCCAGAAGATTGTCTTAAAAATCGTTTGCGGGTGCTTGGGTTTTTAGGAGTTCCTACACGTGAGGTGGAGTGCGAATTTCGGTCTGTTGGAATTCCCACATGCGATACCGAATCTGATCCCGGAACAGCCTTCTTTATAAAAATCGAATTCTCCGCTTCTCTCAATTTACCTAGATCGAATGTATCTTCTTGTCTGGAAACGGAAGCTAATCCTATCCAATATAGTATGAGTAAGAATGTTCCCAAACAAATCCCGGTGATCCTATTCAGAAAACGAGTCTGGTCCGCAGTGGTATTGATATAAAGCACCAGGATCACAAAACTTCCAGGGATCATGAAGAATGTATACACAGTCAAGAAGTCCGTTCTAGAGATCAGTCCGGCTCGGCTCATACTATTTGCAATCACTGGAGGAAAAATGAGTAAGGAGAAGAATAGAACGAATAGTCCTGTAAAACGATTGGATTCTTTGGAAGTAGTCCAACTTCTCCATATGCCTGTACATATCATTAGGAAAGAATAAACTAATACCAAAACACCTAAGATTTTGTTTTCTAACGGAAGAGAGAAGGTCCAGATCTGCTCTGTAAAATCAAATACGGGTTCTTTTCTAAATGTGCAGAAAATATAATATACGGAGAATGTGATCCAAACGAATAATTGAGCGCTTAAAAAACGAAATGCAAATTTTTCTTTTACTGGATTCGGGTAGAAGAAAAAGAACTGCCCCATACAAGAGAATGCAGGGATGACAGCCAAGATTAACCATCTATGATAAGCTGCCATAGGGGAATCTATACTGTATGCGATCACGAATGCGAACGCATGAATTGATAATAGAAAAAATGCTCCAGCCAAATAAGAACTGGACTTGGACCTATTGCGGATGGCGGCCAGAAAGCTTCCAAGCACCGCGGTGAATATACAAACGATCAAAGATCCAAAGGAAAAAAAAGTCAGCTGCAAGCTCATAAAGCCCCCAAAGACTTTTAGCAGGAAGCGTGCCAATCCTAGTTTAGATTTTTATTTTGGATGATCCCTCGTATCCTGCATCAATTCTTCATTTAATTTATTCCGATTGTTTGAGAACCCAAAACATCGATTGTTTTCAATCAGTATGGCAAAGAACGGTCGATCGATTTTAATCAGTTTCCTATTAGAATGCTTTATCTCTTTGTTTTACGCGTGTTTCTCGGGAAAGTTTTATAAATTACTTTCTGGCACGAAAACTGCTTAGAGAGGTTAGTCTCCTGAAAACTTCAAATTGGATTCAGGAGGCTCGTATAAAAAAACGAGGAGAATGTTAATGCGATACGGATGGAAAGGGAAGTTAGTGAGGGCCTTTATTCTCTTACTATTTCTTCCACTTATGGTCTTACCGATCTCCGCAGAAGAAAAAGAAACTGCGGAACCGCCTAAAGATAAATGGAGAATTTTACTTGGAGCCTTTGCCGGCCAATTCGATTTACAATTACAGACGAAACTTCCGTTCAACTATGTAAATCCAAACTCCGGCCAAAGAGAAATTCCTTCTTTAGGCAGAGCGAGTGGTCTTACACAAAATGGAGCCATGGACTTAGGAGTAGAAGGGATCGGTCCACAAAAAGGATTACAGTTCATGATCCTAAGCGACTCCTTGGTTTTCCAAGCGACATACGCAAGAGTGGATGTAAATTTTGCTCCTCTTAGAAATCCTCCGATAGGCGTGAATACTGCGGAGGGAAATGCAGGAGGGAATGTCTATTCTACCAACTTGGACTATTATATGAATATAAGTCGTTATGTTCAACCCATGGTGGGGATAGGATACGCTGCGTTCGGAGCGTATTATAAGGCACGTAACGTTGTTGGAACGACGGTCGGCAACGGGCTCTACGAATCCTTTCCTACAATAGATGCAGACGATGGATATAGTTCCGATGTGGGTAAGGCAGGACTTCGTATCAAGTTACCTATTCAAAGCTGGTACATCACTCCTTACTTCCAATATGCAGGTAACGAATACCATATCAACGTACGAACTACTGCAGGAACTGTACAAAATAATGTGAATGGATATCCTGCCGATCCAAATGGAATGTTGGATGCTTGGTATTACCAAGGGGTAGGCTCTGTTAGCACAGTGGATTCGATGACCCAGGTCTCCAGACAGGCAAGAAGTGCAGGGATTGTTTTCTTTATGGATTATAAAAAGTTCATAAGTCTTACGATCAACGCGAGACGGAACTTTACCCAAGCCGCTTGGAACGTTTCCGCTACCTTGTTGGTATTCCTACATCCGAATATGGGGATCATGGCGAACTATGCATACTCGGAACCTGAGATCTTGTTCAGTTTTAACAGATCCTGGGCAATCGGACCGGTATTCACTACTACATTCTAAAAAGGAAATATATAGATAGTTATTGGATAGGAAAATAGAAAAAAAGTCGATTGGAAAGATCGACCTGATGCGTAAATAAGACTAATGATTTCCGGACTTTTTAGAAAGTTCGGAAATCGATCGATCCAAAGATTCTAGTTCCGTTCTGAATTCTTTTCTCCGGGTCTCAGAAAGTTCTTCTTTAAGCTTTTCGAATGTTTTGTTCAGGATCTCTCGCAGATCCTTTTTTTTTCTCAACTGCAACAGAACATAATCTTCTTCTTCGAAAGTATTTAAGCCTGCAAAAGATCTTTTGTTTTCCAAATATTCCAGTTTTTCATGGAAGGATTTTGCTTTTTCCGTTTGGTCTAGACC
This genomic interval carries:
- a CDS encoding bile acid:sodium symporter family protein, producing MQSGFLLEIVLPISLFIIMFGMGLSLTLKDFERVALFPKAVLVGLLAQLLLLPFLGFMVATMFHLEPLLAVGLMVLSCCPSGPTSNMYSYLFKGDVALSVTLTALISVIKPFTLPFLTYYSMVYFMGEGKTIDLPIVKTILQLFIITVLPVGIGMAVKNYSPKFAAACEKPVKVFSMIILFAIIAGLVKQNWEKMWGFFAQSGAAALTMNCICISLGFLLGLLLRLSRTQAVTIAFELGIQNGTTALLVTGTILQVPTMTVVPITYSLLMFVTALVFGLFILKNRRSILDQPSLERAS
- a CDS encoding SpoIIE family protein phosphatase → MSLQLTFFSFGSLIVCIFTAVLGSFLAAIRNRSKSSSYLAGAFFLLSIHAFAFVIAYSIDSPMAAYHRWLILAVIPAFSCMGQFFFFYPNPVKEKFAFRFLSAQLFVWITFSVYYIFCTFRKEPVFDFTEQIWTFSLPLENKILGVLVLVYSFLMICTGIWRSWTTSKESNRFTGLFVLFFSLLIFPPVIANSMSRAGLISRTDFLTVYTFFMIPGSFVILVLYINTTADQTRFLNRITGICLGTFLLILYWIGLASVSRQEDTFDLGKLREAENSIFIKKAVPGSDSVSHVGIPTDRNSHSTSRVGTPKNPSTRKRFLRQSSGYYGSVFPLEAERYFIEGNEEEPRSVLYRFSLQNRDHKYEATFPYEEYRSFLHIAIRPYFAVLFITVLVVLFGFRLFFRGAIWNPLKNLLIGIGKVNQGDLNTKIQVRIQDEIGFLADSFNGMVSSIREARTALSVYADTLEDQVKDRTSRLTQLLEQQQGDYFLTSLLLKPFGIETIRNGSVFVESFTRQKKQFVFKQQNHEIGGDLCMSTSLKIGGTNCTVFMNADAMGKSIQGAGGAIVLGSVFGSILNRTRLFEDKTIEFTPQRWLRSAFLELSKVFEIFEGSMLVTAILGVIEESTGKTYLVNAEHPSPILYRNGKASLIPTKHFFNRIGLPFDSSTTFTVQSFQLRPGDCLFLGSDGKDDLIVGIREDGTKEINENQEAFLSRIEEAQGDLYKIYQDMEEYLTDDISFLKIEYSLSKEPVRTNGQATRLVSKETN